From one Bordetella genomosp. 9 genomic stretch:
- a CDS encoding ABC transporter substrate-binding protein, translating to MHRRSVLKLAALPALYGIAAPVLAQQRAVITYAYLLDPAYDVVTWAMRNGKVASSTIDVQARALAIPQLIQATSAKQYDVIMAAVVSLPAAVQRGLSVSVLATSLRAAPAGEGAGVWVPRDSALKKPQDLKGKTLGSYGLRSTGYTQIRIALTKKYGLNMALEGGDVSQVEIQAPNLPGALASGKLDAATLIHSQAYRAMKSGDYRLIAETARDNNEIFKTRFVSAVNIGYPERLSKQPEAYVEFCRVFRESLKYAMANKAEVFGAVGKESGLEPDFFEWWFTRNSEVPGYFSDEHAQAITLFYEQARDLGVLKSFPDIRTLVWDKAPRA from the coding sequence ATGCATCGTCGCAGTGTCCTGAAGCTGGCCGCGCTCCCCGCGCTTTACGGCATCGCCGCGCCCGTCCTGGCGCAGCAGCGCGCCGTCATCACCTATGCCTACCTGCTCGATCCCGCCTATGACGTGGTCACCTGGGCGATGCGCAACGGCAAGGTGGCGTCTTCCACCATCGACGTGCAGGCGCGCGCGCTGGCCATTCCGCAATTGATCCAGGCCACCTCGGCCAAGCAGTATGACGTGATCATGGCGGCGGTGGTCAGCCTGCCGGCCGCCGTGCAGCGCGGCCTGTCGGTCAGCGTGCTGGCCACGTCGCTGCGGGCGGCGCCGGCCGGCGAAGGCGCCGGCGTGTGGGTGCCGCGCGATAGCGCGCTGAAGAAGCCGCAGGACCTGAAGGGCAAGACCCTGGGTTCCTATGGCCTGCGGTCCACCGGCTATACGCAGATCCGCATCGCGCTGACGAAGAAGTACGGCCTGAACATGGCGCTGGAAGGCGGCGATGTCAGCCAGGTGGAAATCCAGGCGCCCAACCTGCCCGGCGCGCTGGCCTCCGGCAAGCTGGACGCCGCCACCCTGATCCACAGCCAGGCCTATCGCGCGATGAAGTCGGGCGACTATCGCCTGATCGCCGAGACCGCGCGCGACAACAACGAGATCTTCAAGACGCGCTTCGTCAGCGCCGTCAATATCGGCTATCCGGAACGCCTGTCCAAGCAGCCGGAAGCCTACGTCGAGTTCTGCCGCGTATTCCGCGAATCGCTGAAGTACGCCATGGCGAACAAGGCCGAGGTGTTCGGCGCCGTCGGGAAGGAAAGCGGCCTGGAGCCGGACTTCTTCGAATGGTGGTTCACCCGGAACTCCGAGGTACCGGGTTATTTCAGCGACGAGCACGCGCAGGCGATCACGCTGTTCTACGAGCAGGCGCGCGACCTGGGCGTGCTCAAGTCCTTCCCGGACATCCGCACGCTGGTGTGGGACAAGGCGCCGCGCGCCTGA
- a CDS encoding ABC transporter ATP-binding protein, with the protein MQDPIIVFDRVDVALGGQRIYDKLGFQVSRGEFVCILGPSGCGKSTSLRVMGGLLPIAGGDVRVAGLPPSQAWAEIAFVFQSPRLVSWRDALDNILLALELRFGKADKPEKIRRRERAMALLAMVGLAADAHKYPSALSGGERQRVAIARALAVDPQIIFMDEPFSALDPNTRQRMRAEIEQIWQRTGKTVVFVTHDIDEALQLADRIVLFSGKPTTVLETVTIATPRPRRLDDAVLAGHRDHLVSLFRAMESTPAGDPAAVS; encoded by the coding sequence GTGCAGGACCCCATCATCGTGTTCGACCGCGTGGACGTCGCACTGGGTGGGCAACGCATCTACGACAAACTCGGTTTCCAGGTCAGCCGCGGCGAGTTCGTGTGCATCCTGGGCCCGTCGGGCTGCGGCAAATCGACTTCCCTGCGGGTCATGGGCGGCCTGCTGCCCATCGCCGGCGGCGACGTCCGCGTGGCCGGCCTGCCGCCCAGCCAGGCATGGGCGGAGATCGCCTTCGTGTTCCAGTCGCCGCGGCTGGTGTCCTGGCGCGATGCGCTGGACAACATCCTGCTGGCGTTGGAGCTGCGCTTCGGCAAGGCCGACAAGCCGGAAAAAATCCGCCGCCGCGAACGCGCCATGGCGCTGCTGGCCATGGTGGGCCTGGCGGCGGACGCCCACAAGTATCCGTCGGCGCTGTCCGGCGGCGAACGGCAGCGCGTGGCGATCGCCCGCGCACTGGCGGTGGACCCGCAGATCATATTCATGGACGAGCCGTTTTCCGCGCTCGATCCCAATACCCGCCAGCGCATGCGCGCCGAGATCGAACAAATCTGGCAGCGCACCGGCAAGACCGTCGTGTTCGTGACGCACGACATCGACGAAGCCTTGCAGCTGGCCGACCGCATCGTGCTGTTTTCCGGCAAGCCGACCACCGTGCTGGAAACCGTCACGATCGCCACGCCGCGGCCACGCCGCCTGGATGACGCCGTGCTGGCAGGGCACCGCGATCACTTGGTGAGCCTGTTCCGCGCCATGGAATCGACGCCGGCCGGCGACCCGGCCGCGGTGTCCTAG
- a CDS encoding M20 family metallopeptidase: MSAQPQASALPASAAIAAGLRPWIECESPTSSPEGVAAMARLVQAEAQAAGLRTELKPLGDRTGPLLVVTNRAADDTRPGILILAHMDTVHPIGTLKETPYRIEGDKLYGPGCYDMKAGIYMALLAMGRLAAPGSTRLPIDMVLVPDEETGSHASRASIEAYARNARYGLVCEPARANGGKCVTARKGTGMVRLSVKGQAAHAGVSHEKGRSAIREMAHQILALESITDYERGVTVSVGTIEGGTATNTVPALCRCVVDFRVPDMPAAEDTLKRLRGLQPVGQDVSLDVDVELNRPPMVKTEATSQLLGKARLFATAAGFTLEDAPMTGGGSDANFTSAMGVPTLDGLGADGDGAHTLHEHILVSTLGARTQFWYLLLKDLE; encoded by the coding sequence ATGTCAGCTCAACCCCAAGCATCCGCCCTGCCGGCATCGGCCGCCATCGCCGCCGGCCTGCGCCCGTGGATCGAATGCGAATCGCCCACCAGCTCGCCGGAAGGCGTCGCGGCCATGGCGCGCCTGGTGCAGGCCGAAGCCCAGGCCGCCGGCCTGCGCACCGAACTGAAGCCGCTGGGCGACCGCACCGGGCCGCTGCTGGTCGTCACCAACCGCGCGGCGGACGACACGCGGCCCGGCATCCTGATCCTGGCCCACATGGATACCGTGCATCCGATCGGGACGCTCAAGGAAACGCCCTATCGCATCGAAGGCGACAAGCTGTACGGCCCCGGCTGCTACGACATGAAGGCCGGCATCTACATGGCGCTGCTCGCCATGGGCCGCCTGGCGGCGCCCGGCTCGACGCGCCTGCCCATCGACATGGTGCTGGTGCCGGACGAAGAAACCGGCAGCCATGCCTCGCGCGCTTCCATCGAGGCCTATGCCCGCAACGCGCGCTATGGCCTGGTGTGCGAACCGGCGCGCGCCAACGGCGGCAAATGCGTGACGGCGCGCAAGGGCACGGGCATGGTGCGCCTGAGCGTCAAGGGCCAGGCTGCCCATGCCGGCGTCTCCCACGAGAAAGGCCGCAGCGCCATCCGCGAGATGGCCCACCAGATCCTGGCGCTGGAAAGCATCACCGACTACGAACGCGGCGTGACCGTCAGCGTGGGCACCATCGAAGGCGGCACCGCCACCAACACCGTCCCCGCCCTGTGCCGCTGCGTCGTCGACTTCCGCGTGCCCGACATGCCCGCGGCCGAAGACACGCTCAAGCGCCTGCGCGGCCTGCAGCCGGTCGGCCAGGACGTCAGCCTGGACGTCGACGTCGAACTCAACCGCCCGCCGATGGTGAAGACGGAAGCCACCTCGCAACTGCTGGGCAAGGCCCGCCTGTTCGCCACCGCCGCCGGCTTCACGCTGGAAGACGCACCCATGACGGGCGGCGGCAGCGACGCCAATTTCACCTCCGCCATGGGCGTCCCCACGCTCGACGGCCTGGGCGCGGACGGCGACGGCGCGCACACCCTGCACGAGCACATCCTGGTCAGCACGCTGGGCGCGAGGACGCAGTTCTGGTATTTGCTGTTGAAGGATCTGGAGTAG
- a CDS encoding DUF5621 domain-containing protein — protein sequence MTVFTVFNHGTSASRDGKGEIVAEFGRLAAGVEYRDYLICDGPGSAPATTVMPGRFNPFTRDKQKKSLFGNRELGNTTGNCQFMGMATGAGWDDNVMHAVATIAGLNPLPRTVNMLGWSRGAVTCTKLAYKLREFFPQIAVNIFAVDPVAGIGNKSAVDASTLRGNVKNYCAVLSMHETRGFFKPQDAKRVKFTNHGTNAIFMPFPGNHSGQVGLDRNVTRDLGEAAQMTWFLAWKFLQKFGTRFTAPPSPDYDGLTQCNLYARMRIKMADYRKTSPGFGSALLMGGGYTRDFLAHRIDQYVKYADFFINEHHRRVFKRTLPYLYNWVFEGRDTDAAAVIRDFKKTEFYTGLHRTLLDMGFRPEKADKAGNAPPLTRGAGRQPVGITHDQLAASMSRMGFYI from the coding sequence ATGACAGTATTTACGGTTTTCAACCACGGGACCAGCGCAAGCCGGGATGGCAAGGGAGAAATCGTCGCGGAATTCGGCCGCCTGGCCGCCGGCGTCGAATACCGGGATTACCTGATATGCGACGGCCCTGGCAGCGCGCCGGCCACCACCGTCATGCCCGGCCGGTTCAATCCCTTTACGCGCGACAAGCAGAAGAAATCCCTTTTCGGCAACCGGGAACTGGGCAATACGACCGGCAATTGCCAATTCATGGGCATGGCGACCGGCGCGGGCTGGGACGACAACGTCATGCACGCCGTCGCCACCATCGCCGGATTGAATCCCCTGCCGCGCACGGTGAACATGCTGGGATGGAGCCGGGGCGCGGTGACCTGCACGAAACTGGCATACAAGCTGCGCGAGTTCTTTCCGCAGATTGCCGTCAATATCTTCGCCGTCGATCCGGTGGCCGGTATCGGCAATAAAAGCGCGGTCGACGCCAGCACCCTGCGTGGCAACGTGAAGAATTACTGCGCGGTCCTGTCCATGCACGAGACCCGTGGTTTCTTCAAGCCCCAGGACGCCAAGCGGGTCAAGTTCACGAACCACGGCACCAATGCCATCTTCATGCCGTTTCCCGGCAACCATTCCGGCCAGGTCGGCCTGGACCGCAACGTGACCAGGGACCTGGGCGAAGCCGCGCAGATGACGTGGTTCCTGGCCTGGAAATTCCTGCAAAAATTCGGTACCCGCTTCACCGCGCCGCCGTCGCCCGATTATGACGGGCTGACGCAATGCAATCTGTACGCCAGGATGCGCATCAAGATGGCGGATTACCGGAAGACCAGTCCGGGCTTCGGCTCCGCCCTGTTGATGGGGGGCGGTTACACCCGCGACTTCCTGGCCCATCGTATCGATCAATACGTGAAGTACGCGGACTTCTTCATCAACGAGCATCATCGTCGGGTATTCAAGCGCACCTTGCCCTATCTTTACAACTGGGTATTCGAAGGCCGTGACACCGACGCCGCCGCGGTGATCCGCGACTTCAAGAAGACGGAGTTCTATACGGGCCTGCATCGCACGCTGCTGGATATGGGCTTCCGGCCGGAGAAGGCGGACAAGGCGGGCAATGCGCCACCTCTTACGCGCGGCGCGGGAAGGCAGCCGGTGGGGATCACGCATGACCAGCTGGCGGCCAGCATGTCGCGGATGGGTTTCTATATCTGA
- a CDS encoding ABC transporter permease encodes MRNSSWTAHGTDVSGGKPGWKARLLGEGLIVALLAGWWLMARGLPEFVLPGPLAVGRRLVDLFINPEFLGHTGISTLRVVASVLIASVIGSALAFLSYGVPAWDGIVQERIKPVLNSFPSIGWAILAAVWFDAGNFSVIFVEVAILIPFCLVNVSEGLRAIDRELMEMGRSFTRHRLRVWWRITLPLLAPYLLSAIRIAYGIGWKIALVSELVGAPSGLGYLMLRAQTTADSVTFLATCFAIVLLFVAGERLVILPLERRFAAR; translated from the coding sequence ATGCGCAATAGCTCCTGGACCGCGCACGGCACCGATGTGTCCGGCGGAAAGCCCGGCTGGAAGGCGCGCCTGCTGGGCGAAGGCCTGATCGTGGCCCTGTTGGCCGGATGGTGGCTGATGGCGCGCGGCCTGCCGGAATTCGTGTTGCCCGGACCGCTGGCGGTGGGGCGCCGGCTGGTGGACCTGTTCATCAATCCGGAGTTCCTGGGCCATACCGGGATATCCACGCTGAGGGTGGTGGCGTCCGTGCTGATCGCCAGCGTCATCGGCAGCGCGCTGGCCTTTCTTTCCTATGGCGTGCCGGCGTGGGACGGCATCGTCCAGGAACGGATCAAGCCGGTCCTGAATTCCTTTCCTTCCATAGGCTGGGCCATCCTGGCGGCCGTCTGGTTCGATGCGGGTAACTTCAGCGTCATCTTCGTGGAAGTGGCGATCCTGATTCCCTTCTGCCTGGTCAACGTCAGCGAAGGCCTGCGCGCCATCGATCGCGAGCTGATGGAAATGGGGCGCAGCTTCACGCGCCACCGGCTGCGGGTGTGGTGGCGTATCACGCTGCCGCTGCTGGCGCCTTACCTGCTGTCCGCCATCCGCATCGCCTACGGCATAGGCTGGAAGATCGCGCTGGTGTCGGAACTGGTGGGCGCGCCCAGCGGCCTCGGGTACCTGATGTTGCGGGCGCAGACCACGGCGGATAGCGTGACTTTCCTGGCGACCTGCTTCGCCATCGTATTGCTTTTCGTCGCGGGGGAACGGCTGGTGATACTGCCGCTGGAACGCCGCTTTGCCGCGCGCTAG
- a CDS encoding ABC transporter permease: MSSTISARAVAPAPRRRWAAHVFTLAFLAVWEAASWVLPPFLLPGPGEVAVGLYRFLANPHQLWHLAVSIGHVLGAIALSFVIGALLALLPYYFPVWRFAIQHRLAPLLNAFPGVGWTLLAVMWFGINSGAVIFAISAVLVPFALVNLWAGLNNLDGELLEMSRSYTRERGRQFRLVIVPLLYPFVFATLRIMFGVAWKVTLTAELFGGNSGLGYVINMARQDFDTSTIFVAIVLIVLFVYGTDRLVFSPLQNRLSRHYAQ; the protein is encoded by the coding sequence ATGTCGTCGACCATCAGCGCGCGTGCCGTGGCGCCGGCGCCGCGGCGGCGCTGGGCCGCGCATGTTTTCACGCTGGCCTTCCTGGCCGTGTGGGAGGCCGCTTCCTGGGTCCTGCCGCCTTTCCTGCTGCCGGGACCCGGCGAAGTGGCGGTGGGGCTGTACCGCTTCCTGGCCAATCCCCACCAGCTATGGCACCTGGCGGTATCGATCGGCCACGTGCTGGGCGCGATCGCGCTGTCCTTCGTCATCGGCGCGCTGCTGGCGCTGCTGCCGTACTACTTTCCGGTCTGGCGGTTCGCGATCCAGCACAGGCTGGCGCCGCTGCTGAACGCGTTTCCGGGCGTGGGCTGGACGCTCCTGGCGGTGATGTGGTTCGGCATCAATTCGGGCGCGGTGATTTTCGCCATCAGTGCGGTGCTGGTGCCGTTCGCGCTGGTCAATCTCTGGGCGGGGCTGAACAATCTGGACGGCGAACTGCTGGAAATGTCGCGCAGCTATACACGCGAACGCGGGCGCCAGTTCCGCCTGGTCATCGTGCCGCTGCTGTATCCCTTCGTGTTCGCCACGCTGCGCATCATGTTCGGCGTGGCCTGGAAGGTGACGCTGACCGCCGAGCTGTTCGGCGGCAATTCCGGCCTGGGTTACGTCATCAATATGGCGCGGCAGGATTTCGATACCTCCACCATCTTCGTGGCCATCGTGCTGATCGTGCTGTTCGTCTACGGCACGGACCGCCTGGTGTTTTCGCCGCTGCAGAACCGCTTGTCCCGACACTATGCGCAATAG
- a CDS encoding UvrD-helicase domain-containing protein, with translation MSETLPAGLNPPQREAILYLGGPCLVLAGAGSGKTRVITQKIAYLLRECGYMGRNIVALTFTNKAAREMEERVKALVDRKLAKGLTISTFHALGVRFLREEARHAGLKPQFSILDADDAMAIIQDLLATTDRGWLRTVQTTISLWKNALLDPDGAAAIASTKAEVESARVYRSYAATLAAYQAVDFDDLIRIPALLMEQNEEVRTRWQNRVRYLLVDEYQDTNVCQYRLVQLLTGDRAMFTAVGDDDQAIYAWRGATIENLAKLTTDYPNLKLIKLEQNYRSVQRILAAANKVIEKNPKLFEKKLWSDLGVGEPIVITPMDGEEAEAESIAMRISAARFERQGQWKDYAILYRSNHQSRILEQALRNLKIPYTIAGGQSFFDKAEVRDVLAYLRLIANDEDDPAFIRAATTPKRGIGQGSLQTLGQYAAERQIPLFAAVFEHGVDTLLQQRQLDSLRTFAEFIQRMQWRAGRGAPDGSKPASAEPAGVLLDDLLGAIQYERYLYDMFDEKPAQTRWQNVLELTGWLKRKAEEDGMTLFELVQHVALVTMLERGEEEEPDAVKLSTLHASKGLEYPHVYMVGVEEGLLPHLGKDEEDGDPARAAESLATRIEEERRLMYVGITRAQRSLTLSWCRKRRRAREDLVREPSRFIEEMGLGDARFPEDEATRALSPKERLGMLKALLNKGGA, from the coding sequence ATGTCCGAGACCCTGCCCGCCGGGCTGAATCCCCCGCAACGCGAAGCCATCCTGTACCTGGGCGGGCCCTGCCTGGTGCTGGCCGGCGCGGGCAGCGGCAAGACGCGCGTCATCACGCAGAAGATCGCTTACCTGCTGCGCGAATGCGGCTACATGGGCCGCAACATCGTCGCGCTGACCTTCACCAACAAGGCGGCGCGCGAGATGGAAGAGCGCGTCAAGGCGCTGGTGGACCGCAAGCTCGCCAAGGGGCTGACCATCAGCACCTTCCACGCGCTGGGCGTGCGTTTCCTGCGCGAGGAAGCGCGCCACGCGGGCCTGAAGCCGCAATTCTCCATCCTGGATGCCGACGATGCCATGGCCATCATCCAGGACCTGCTGGCCACGACCGATCGCGGCTGGCTGCGCACCGTGCAGACGACGATTTCGCTGTGGAAGAACGCCCTGCTGGACCCCGACGGCGCCGCCGCCATCGCGTCCACCAAGGCCGAGGTCGAGTCCGCCCGCGTCTACCGCAGCTACGCCGCCACCCTGGCCGCCTACCAGGCGGTGGACTTCGACGACCTGATCCGCATCCCCGCGCTGCTGATGGAGCAGAACGAAGAAGTGCGGACGCGCTGGCAGAACCGCGTCCGTTACCTGCTGGTAGACGAATACCAGGACACCAACGTGTGCCAGTACCGCCTGGTGCAGTTGCTGACCGGCGACCGCGCCATGTTCACCGCGGTGGGCGACGACGACCAGGCCATCTATGCCTGGCGCGGCGCCACCATCGAGAACCTGGCCAAGCTGACCACCGACTATCCCAACCTGAAGTTGATCAAGCTGGAGCAGAACTACCGCTCCGTGCAGCGCATCCTGGCCGCCGCCAACAAGGTCATCGAGAAGAATCCCAAGCTGTTCGAGAAGAAGCTCTGGTCGGACCTGGGCGTGGGCGAGCCCATCGTCATCACGCCGATGGACGGCGAGGAAGCCGAAGCCGAATCCATCGCCATGCGGATATCCGCGGCGCGCTTCGAGCGCCAGGGGCAGTGGAAGGACTACGCCATTCTCTATCGCAGCAATCATCAGTCGCGCATCCTGGAACAGGCGCTGCGCAACCTGAAGATCCCATACACCATCGCCGGCGGGCAGAGCTTTTTCGACAAGGCGGAAGTGCGCGACGTGCTGGCCTACCTGCGGCTGATCGCCAATGACGAAGACGATCCCGCCTTCATCCGCGCGGCGACCACGCCCAAGCGCGGCATCGGGCAGGGCAGCCTGCAGACGCTGGGCCAATACGCGGCGGAGCGGCAGATCCCGCTGTTCGCCGCGGTCTTCGAGCATGGCGTGGATACGCTGCTGCAGCAGCGCCAGCTCGATTCGCTGCGCACGTTCGCGGAATTCATCCAGCGCATGCAGTGGCGGGCCGGGCGCGGCGCGCCCGATGGCAGCAAGCCCGCGTCCGCGGAACCGGCCGGCGTACTCCTGGACGACCTGCTGGGCGCCATCCAGTACGAACGCTATCTGTACGACATGTTCGACGAAAAGCCGGCGCAGACCCGTTGGCAGAACGTGCTGGAACTGACTGGCTGGCTCAAGCGCAAGGCCGAGGAAGACGGCATGACCTTGTTCGAGCTGGTCCAGCACGTGGCCCTGGTCACCATGCTGGAACGCGGCGAAGAAGAAGAACCCGACGCGGTCAAGCTGTCCACCTTGCATGCCTCCAAGGGCCTGGAGTATCCGCACGTCTACATGGTCGGCGTTGAAGAAGGCCTGCTGCCCCATCTGGGCAAGGATGAAGAGGACGGCGACCCGGCGCGCGCCGCGGAATCGCTGGCCACGCGTATCGAGGAAGAACGCCGCCTGATGTATGTCGGCATCACGCGCGCGCAACGCAGCCTGACCCTGAGCTGGTGCAGGAAGCGGCGCCGTGCTCGCGAGGACCTGGTGCGCGAACCGTCGCGCTTCATCGAGGAAATGGGCCTGGGCGATGCGCGTTTCCCGGAAGACGAGGCGACCCGCGCGCTGAGTCCCAAGGAACGCCTGGGCATGCTGAAAGCCTTGTTGAACAAGGGCGGGGCTTAG
- a CDS encoding carboxylesterase/lipase family protein, with product MNDASQAMPEVATRAGKLRGRVENGVAVFRGIPYAAPPVGELRFEPPRDHAAWSGVRDALEDGPIAPQGRSRLAHIMGDFERPQSEDCLTLTLWTPNPDARGRPVMVWLHGGAYSSGAGSVDWYAGDRFAAHGDVVFVSVNYRLGALGFLYLPGTSEGNMGLLDQMQALRWIRDNIAAFGGDPDNVTVVGQSAGGGSIAAMMTMPHAKGLFRRAILQSPGMGRPSRGAAEAAELGARYAHFVGVEPGDEAALKQAPVQKLLAAQGELARSLAGFAVLSLPFSPVRDGRIIEGNIVERLQAGAGAHVDVMVGTTREEMAAFHCVDQAVLNADEATARQVFERLCGPHYGEYFDEFRRMRAVPTPAAMLGDLTTDQVFRMGSLRLAEGQARAGHPAYVYQFDWQSPAPGFKSCHCLEIPFVFNNRDNWRDSPMLKGCDEAEFQGIANAMHEAWISFARSGNPNHAGLPCWAPYDEAQRTTMRFDTVIGPVNDLAGLSYRLPWPGL from the coding sequence ATGAACGATGCAAGCCAGGCCATGCCGGAAGTCGCCACTCGCGCCGGCAAGCTGCGCGGCCGCGTGGAAAACGGCGTCGCGGTGTTTCGCGGCATTCCCTACGCGGCGCCGCCGGTGGGCGAGCTGCGGTTCGAGCCGCCGCGCGATCATGCCGCCTGGAGCGGCGTGCGCGACGCGCTGGAAGATGGTCCCATCGCGCCGCAGGGGCGTTCGCGGCTGGCGCATATCATGGGCGATTTCGAGCGCCCGCAAAGCGAGGACTGCCTGACGCTGACGCTGTGGACGCCCAACCCGGACGCGCGTGGCCGGCCGGTGATGGTGTGGCTGCATGGCGGCGCCTATTCCAGCGGCGCGGGTTCGGTGGACTGGTACGCGGGCGATCGATTTGCCGCCCATGGCGACGTGGTGTTCGTGTCGGTGAACTATCGCCTGGGCGCGCTGGGTTTCCTCTATCTGCCGGGTACCAGCGAAGGCAATATGGGCCTGCTGGACCAGATGCAGGCCTTGCGCTGGATACGCGACAACATCGCGGCGTTCGGCGGCGATCCGGACAATGTCACCGTGGTGGGGCAGTCGGCGGGCGGTGGGTCGATCGCGGCCATGATGACCATGCCGCATGCCAAGGGGCTGTTCCGGCGCGCCATCCTGCAGAGTCCCGGCATGGGACGGCCGTCGCGCGGTGCGGCGGAAGCCGCGGAACTGGGCGCGCGCTATGCGCACTTCGTCGGCGTCGAGCCGGGCGACGAGGCCGCGCTGAAACAGGCGCCGGTGCAGAAGCTGCTGGCCGCGCAGGGCGAGCTGGCGCGCAGCCTGGCGGGTTTCGCCGTGCTGTCGCTGCCGTTTTCGCCGGTGCGCGACGGGCGCATCATCGAGGGCAATATCGTCGAACGCCTGCAGGCCGGCGCCGGCGCGCACGTCGACGTGATGGTCGGCACCACGCGCGAGGAAATGGCCGCCTTCCATTGCGTCGACCAGGCTGTACTGAATGCCGACGAAGCCACGGCCCGGCAGGTGTTCGAGCGTCTCTGCGGCCCGCATTACGGCGAATATTTCGACGAGTTCCGCCGCATGCGCGCGGTACCGACGCCCGCCGCCATGCTGGGCGACCTGACGACCGACCAGGTGTTCCGCATGGGCAGCCTGCGCCTGGCGGAAGGCCAGGCCAGGGCGGGCCATCCGGCCTACGTCTATCAATTCGACTGGCAATCGCCGGCGCCGGGATTCAAGTCCTGCCATTGCCTGGAGATTCCCTTCGTCTTCAACAACCGCGACAACTGGCGCGACTCGCCGATGTTGAAAGGCTGCGACGAAGCGGAGTTCCAAGGCATCGCCAATGCGATGCACGAGGCCTGGATCTCGTTCGCGCGCAGCGGCAACCCCAACCACGCGGGCCTGCCATGCTGGGCCCCGTATGACGAAGCCCAACGAACGACGATGCGCTTCGACACCGTGATCGGCCCGGTCAACGACCTGGCGGGATTGTCCTACCGGCTGCCCTGGCCGGGGCTCTGA